TCACTTATTAGCCATTCATTGTCGGATAAGCGAGTATAAGAAGGCGATGTCTGGTATCCATTCATATCAGTTAGAAGGACATGGATAATATGATCAGGGAAATCTTTTAGTCGGTGAGCTAGGATGTCCTGAGGACGGATAGTCTCATCTGAGGAAACCTTCTTCTCTAATTCTTCAAAAATGGACGAAAGAGAGTCTATGATATATTGGAGCTTATGAAAATCTTCTACAATCTCCATGAAGCGAATTCCACTGAATTTTTCGAGACTATCTTTTAATTCATTCGAATAAGATTGTTTGGATTGAAAAGCGTTAGTCGCTTTTGAAAAGTAAAATCCTTGCAAAAGACTAGCACCCATTTTAAATGCTAGAGTAAGTTCTTGTTCTGTCTCAATTCCTTCAAACAAAAGCTCTGATCCAAGCTTTACCGACATTTCAGAAAGTGCTGTTAAGACTTGCATGAAAGAATTACTACCTAAAGATTCACGCATGATCTTAATATCTACTTTGATAATATCGGGATGTATATATCCAATGCGCTCTAGGTTAGAAAAACCAACGCCTACATCGTCTATCGCAATTTTAAAACCATAATTTCGAAAAATTTCAACCATCTTTAAAAGACGTTCCATTTTTCCCTGGAATTCGTCTTCTGTAATCTCAATGATGATGTTGTCTTTATTGATTCCGTATTTTTCAACGAGTTGAATCATATGAAATCGAGTTGGGTCAAGAAGCTCTTCTTGGTGAACAGTCGAGAGCATATTTGGCATCATGTTAAAAAAAAGTTTTGTGTTTGTGCCGGTGGATTTTAAATAGCGAATTGCTTTTTCGCGAATGAGTCTGTCAACTTGCACTTTCTCGGAGAGATTTGTTGTTTTTCCATGAAAGAAAGATCCTAGAGACATGAATTCGTTGTGACTTGCTGAGTAAATTCTGCCTAATACTTCGTAACCTAAAATATCGCGTGTGATTGTATTGATAATTGGTTGAAAGTGAGGAACAAAGTTGTCGTCACTTAAAAACTCATTACTGATCTCTGGTAGAATTTTAATCATACGTATTTTACACTCGTTTCTTACTAAGTTAGAATTTCAATAAAAAGCAAGAATTTTATTTTAGTTTTTAAGCAAAGATGCTTTTTTCCTTATTGCAGTTTGCATATTTCTACTCTAGTTGTTGTTTGGATTTTTCTTACATCTTTTCGAAAATATCTTCGATATTTTGAAACAGAGTTTGACATATACTTTGCTTAGTCAAATATCATCCTATCAAGTGAGTGCTTTATAAAATTATCAAATTCAACAATGGACAATTTCGAAGAATTAAAACAAACAGCTATGGAAGGAAGCGATGTAGAAATTACTTTCCGCTATATCACTGACGAAGATCTTCAACAGATATATAGCCTTCTACATCAAATATTGCATCGGATAGGAAAGATTTATCTCTCCGAATACATCTTCATGATGCTTAAGGAAATTTTAGTTAACTCGATTCGTGCTTCCGCCAAACGAGAATTCTTTGCTAGAAATTCTCTCGATCCAGAAAGACAAGAAGATTATAATATTGGAATTGTTCGTTTTAAAAATGAAATTATTTTAAATTGGTCAGAGCATGTTGGTTTTTTAAATCGATCTCGATTCTTTATTGTGTTAAAGTTTAGATTTGAAAATGGACTTGTAATTGAGGTAATTAACAATTCGCCGCTTGTAGAGCATGAAAGAATTCGAATCAATTCCCGTTTAACAGCAGCGGATAAATATAAAAATATCTTAGAGGCATACAGTGATCATTCCGATTCACAAGAAAGTGCCGGTCTTGGGATTGTAATGACTGTATTACTTCTTAAGAGCATTGGTTTGGATAAATCCAATTTCAAGATTGAATCAGTAGAAGGTCATACTGTTACTTCCCTGCTTGTCCCAATCCAGATTATTCCAGTAGAAATTGTCAGCGAGATTAGAGAAAAAATTCTACAAGAAGTTGATATGCTTCCCTCTCTTCCTGAATCGCTCAAGAAAATAATGCAGATGTGTAATTCGGAAAACTTAGATTTCCCAACACTCGCTCTAGAAATAGAAAAGAACCCTGCACTTAGTGCGGATTTATTGAAACTTTCCAACTCTTCAAGTTTTGTCACGCGAACCAATGTCAATACAATTCTACAAGCAATTAAGATTGTTGGCTCTGACAATGTTTTAAGTATGTTGTATGCTGTTAGCTCCTATAAGGTTATCAAAGAAAAATTTCCACGTATGGAAAAAGAGTGGGAACATGCAAATAAAACAAGTATTTTCGCAGTCAAGATTGCGCAGGATTTTGGAATAGAAAAATCAATAGAAGCAATTAACGTAGGAGCACTCCTTCACGATATCGGAAAGATTTTATTACTAGCAGTAGAAGGAAAACTTTTTGTGGCTATTCAAGAATTGACCAAAAATTTGCAAATGGAAAATACCCGTGCCTTAGAAGAAGCATCCATCGGGATAAGCCATTCCGAACTAGGAATGCTTCTTGCGAATAAATGGAATTATCCGAAAGAGCTTTCTGCCATTATTCAATTTCACCAGGATCCTTTCATGGCACCCTTAGAGTTTAAAAGAAGTGTAGAAGTAGTCTATCTTGCAAATATTCTTGCCAATAAAACGGAAGGAGAAGTAAACTTCTATTCTTTTAATTTAGATGTCCTACATAGTTTTAATATTTATACAGCGGAAGATTTTAATTCCTTTCATTACAAACTAGAATCTCATTACCACTCGAACAATAAAAATCCTTTCTTTGGATAGTTGATATTATCCGCTTTATAGAAAAAAGATTTGCCACAGAGGCACAAAGACACAGAGATGGCGAAAGATTCATATAAACAGAATAATGTTTGGTTTATAATTCTGGCTTGTTTATTATACAATGATGATGCTATTCTTGAATGCAATTCTTTTATTCGTTGTCTTTTACATGATGCACTTGAATAAAATTGGTAATATATCATAACCCTCGGTGACTCTGTGCCTCTGTGGCAAAAAAACTGATTTGTCACAAACGATTTCTTTTTTTATTTGGGGCGTAATTTTCTTGTAACATCACTTTGCGATAGTATCAAACATATACAATAGGAGATTTACTATGGCGATCAGCATCATTCAAAACAAACAGGGAATTGAGAGAAAGCTTGAAGTTCGTTTGGCGGAAAATCAATATGAAATTGAACAAACACTTGCGCTTCGTTACAATGTATTCAATTTAGAAATGGGGGAAGGTCTTCCTGAGTCAAGACAGTCACAAAAGGACAGAGACGCGTATGATTATTATTGTGATCACCTAATTGTAAAAGACGAGACACAAGATAAGATCGTTGGCACCTATCGCATTCTCAAACGATCCGTTGCGAAAGAAAACATTGGATTCTATTCAGAAACAGAATTCGATCTTAGAAAGCTTTATGATTTAGAAGATGATGTTGCCGAAGTAGGTAGAAGCTGTGTGCACCAGGATTATCGGGATGGCTCTGTGATTTCCCTTCTCTGGTCTGGATTCGGAGAATATATGTTGGAGAATAATATCCGTTATCTGATGGGATGTGGCTCTATTCATTCTAAAGATCCTTTGGTCGCCTCTCAAGCCTACGCATATCTGAGAGAAAACAACGCATTAGCCGGTGATGAATTAGGTGTCAGCCCTTATGCAACACATGCTCTAGAAGGATTTGATCCAAACTACTTAATCGAAGACAAAAAAGCAGTTTATAAAACAATTCCTCCTATCATTAAAGGCTATGTTCGATTAGGTGCTAAAATATGTGGCTATCCGGCATTAGACGATGTATTTGGGACAACAGATGTATTTGTTTTATTTGATCGTAAAGAAATAGATGCCCGCTACGGAAAGCATTATTTAAAAGAATAAGGATGTCTACTCAGAATTTCTTGCCACAGAGGCACAGAGTCACAGAGGGTTATGGAATCGTGCCTATGTGGCAATGTATTATGTTGAGTAATTACGAATGAGGTGTTTTTAATCCATCATGCTGAAAGGACTGCGAAGACTCAATCGATACGAGAACAGGATTTTTAAGATTGCGAAAGACGGAGGAAAACTTGTCCGTCTTTCGCAAATTGGATTTTCTAGAAAGACAAAAGATAATTTTAGATTTCCCGTTTATTCTCTTGAGATAGGAACAAAATCAGCGGTTAAGAATAATCCAGTTGGTATTGTTGCAGGCGTTCATGGACTTGAGACGATAGGCGTAAGAGTAGCTCTTGATTTTTTAGAGTATCTAGTCAATTCTAAACACCAAGAATTTTTACCAGAAATTTTTAATGGAGATGTGGGTATTGTCTGTTTGCCGATGATAAATCCTGGCGGAATCGCACAGACTTCTCGCTCTAATCCTGCCGGAGTTGATTTAATGAGAAACTCAGGAATCGATGCAGTGAGTGCTCCATTTTTTTTCGGTGGGCATAGGATTAGTTCTTCTCTTCCTTATTTTAGAGGAAAGTATTTAGAGCCAGAATCTAGAATCGTATATCGATTTATGAAAAAATATTTTTTCCCAAACGAGACTGCTATCATGCCTCTTCTAGATATTCATTCAGGATTTGGAACAGTGGATCATGTATGGTGGCCGTTTGCCTTTACCCACGAGCCTTGTGCGGATGAGGCAATATATAAAAAAATGGCAATGCATCTTAGTGAAAAGAATTTACATACACAGTATCAA
This region of Leptospiraceae bacterium genomic DNA includes:
- a CDS encoding GNAT family N-acetyltransferase — protein: MAISIIQNKQGIERKLEVRLAENQYEIEQTLALRYNVFNLEMGEGLPESRQSQKDRDAYDYYCDHLIVKDETQDKIVGTYRILKRSVAKENIGFYSETEFDLRKLYDLEDDVAEVGRSCVHQDYRDGSVISLLWSGFGEYMLENNIRYLMGCGSIHSKDPLVASQAYAYLRENNALAGDELGVSPYATHALEGFDPNYLIEDKKAVYKTIPPIIKGYVRLGAKICGYPALDDVFGTTDVFVLFDRKEIDARYGKHYLKE
- a CDS encoding carboxypeptidase — encoded protein: MLKGLRRLNRYENRIFKIAKDGGKLVRLSQIGFSRKTKDNFRFPVYSLEIGTKSAVKNNPVGIVAGVHGLETIGVRVALDFLEYLVNSKHQEFLPEIFNGDVGIVCLPMINPGGIAQTSRSNPAGVDLMRNSGIDAVSAPFFFGGHRISSSLPYFRGKYLEPESRIVYRFMKKYFFPNETAIMPLLDIHSGFGTVDHVWWPFAFTHEPCADEAIYKKMAMHLSEKNLHTQYQYGQQSEIYTTHGDLWDRFYLQFRNLIEINKRKSRFLPWTLEIGTWSDIPDNPSKLSRKRGIFNPAKENKQAVIKNYRNFLRDFVRLSCIKPSYWFK
- a CDS encoding HDOD domain-containing protein: MDNFEELKQTAMEGSDVEITFRYITDEDLQQIYSLLHQILHRIGKIYLSEYIFMMLKEILVNSIRASAKREFFARNSLDPERQEDYNIGIVRFKNEIILNWSEHVGFLNRSRFFIVLKFRFENGLVIEVINNSPLVEHERIRINSRLTAADKYKNILEAYSDHSDSQESAGLGIVMTVLLLKSIGLDKSNFKIESVEGHTVTSLLVPIQIIPVEIVSEIREKILQEVDMLPSLPESLKKIMQMCNSENLDFPTLALEIEKNPALSADLLKLSNSSSFVTRTNVNTILQAIKIVGSDNVLSMLYAVSSYKVIKEKFPRMEKEWEHANKTSIFAVKIAQDFGIEKSIEAINVGALLHDIGKILLLAVEGKLFVAIQELTKNLQMENTRALEEASIGISHSELGMLLANKWNYPKELSAIIQFHQDPFMAPLEFKRSVEVVYLANILANKTEGEVNFYSFNLDVLHSFNIYTAEDFNSFHYKLESHYHSNNKNPFFG
- a CDS encoding EAL domain-containing protein encodes the protein MIKILPEISNEFLSDDNFVPHFQPIINTITRDILGYEVLGRIYSASHNEFMSLGSFFHGKTTNLSEKVQVDRLIREKAIRYLKSTGTNTKLFFNMMPNMLSTVHQEELLDPTRFHMIQLVEKYGINKDNIIIEITEDEFQGKMERLLKMVEIFRNYGFKIAIDDVGVGFSNLERIGYIHPDIIKVDIKIMRESLGSNSFMQVLTALSEMSVKLGSELLFEGIETEQELTLAFKMGASLLQGFYFSKATNAFQSKQSYSNELKDSLEKFSGIRFMEIVEDFHKLQYIIDSLSSIFEELEKKVSSDETIRPQDILAHRLKDFPDHIIHVLLTDMNGYQTSPSYTRLSDNEWLISDTSMQNNYAWKPYFIKHKSETYFFKKKWGVTKPLYDIQTQSQYVIFTFTIASDTILIARVNWNYE